A genomic stretch from Chryseobacterium sp. SNU WT5 includes:
- a CDS encoding fasciclin domain-containing protein: protein MNFSKITTAALALTMTLAIGNTANAQKMAKKEKTVMVGGAPMYATKNIVENAVNSKDHTTLVAAVKAAGLVETLSSKGPFTVFAPTNAAFAKLPAGTVEMLIKPENKAMLTKILTYHVVPGKISGKDLMTWVKKNNEKYMAKTVQGEELTFWMKGQKLYVTDAKNNSAQITIADVNQSNGVIHVIDTVLMP from the coding sequence ATGAACTTTTCAAAAATCACCACAGCAGCTTTAGCTTTAACAATGACTTTAGCGATCGGAAACACCGCCAACGCACAGAAGATGGCTAAGAAAGAAAAAACAGTAATGGTTGGAGGAGCGCCAATGTACGCTACCAAAAACATTGTTGAAAATGCAGTAAATTCAAAAGACCACACCACGTTAGTTGCCGCTGTAAAAGCTGCCGGATTGGTAGAAACTTTATCGAGCAAAGGACCTTTCACGGTTTTCGCTCCAACCAATGCAGCTTTTGCGAAATTACCTGCCGGAACAGTAGAGATGTTGATAAAACCGGAAAACAAAGCAATGCTAACGAAAATATTAACCTATCACGTAGTTCCTGGAAAAATTTCTGGAAAAGACCTAATGACTTGGGTTAAGAAAAATAATGAAAAATACATGGCCAAAACCGTTCAGGGAGAAGAATTAACATTCTGGATGAAAGGTCAAAAATTATACGTTACAGATGCAAAAAACAATTCTGCCCAGATTACAATTGCAGATGTTAACCAATCAAATGGAGTTATACACGTAATCGATACCGTGTTAATGCCATAG
- a CDS encoding DUF2911 domain-containing protein: MKKLFVTLFLSFSLCGFSQFNVPTASPRQKVEQQFSMTKISVDYGRPGIKGRKVFGELVPYGKVWRAGANSATKITFDQNVNFGGKEVMAGTYGLFVIPMEKDWKVILNKDANQWGAYSYDEKLNIADVTVPVQKLADKQEWFEISLNPIDAHSSDLVFKWDMTKVVIPVKEAKPEMVTKIIEKLNEIKQIEKDAAAKK; this comes from the coding sequence ATGAAAAAATTATTCGTTACTCTTTTCTTATCGTTTTCCCTTTGTGGGTTTTCGCAATTTAATGTTCCTACAGCTAGTCCGCGCCAGAAAGTAGAACAGCAATTCTCAATGACCAAAATTTCTGTTGATTACGGCAGACCTGGCATTAAAGGGAGAAAAGTTTTTGGTGAACTCGTTCCTTATGGAAAAGTTTGGCGTGCAGGTGCAAATAGTGCAACCAAAATAACTTTTGATCAAAATGTCAACTTCGGTGGGAAAGAGGTGATGGCAGGAACATACGGTTTATTCGTTATTCCTATGGAGAAAGATTGGAAAGTAATCTTAAATAAAGATGCCAATCAGTGGGGCGCTTATTCTTACGATGAGAAACTAAATATTGCAGACGTAACAGTTCCAGTTCAAAAATTAGCTGATAAACAAGAATGGTTTGAGATTTCTCTAAATCCAATTGATGCTCATTCTTCAGATCTGGTTTTTAAATGGGATATGACGAAAGTGGTAATTCCGGTAAAAGAAGCCAAACCCGAAATGGTTACAAAAATTATTGAGAAACTCAATGAAATTAAGCAGATTGAAAAAGATGCCGCAGCTAAAAAATAA
- the msrB gene encoding peptide-methionine (R)-S-oxide reductase MsrB — MKNLIKISAVLLLGTFGFQNMNAQKIQKVNGKNIVNPFYSRTDTKILKVKNSEWKKVLNNNLYLVSRLNETEMANTGKYNKFDGLGTYYCAACGNALFKSDAKFASTCGWPSFFETITPKSVIYKKDLSYNMVRQEVRCGRCDAHLGHLFDDGPTANKKRFCMNSISLEFEPIAKNSK, encoded by the coding sequence ATGAAAAATTTAATTAAAATATCAGCAGTCTTATTATTAGGAACCTTCGGTTTTCAAAATATGAATGCGCAGAAAATTCAGAAAGTGAATGGTAAAAATATCGTCAATCCTTTTTATTCCAGAACGGATACGAAGATTTTAAAAGTGAAGAATTCAGAATGGAAAAAAGTTTTGAACAACAATCTTTATTTGGTTTCCCGATTGAATGAAACTGAAATGGCAAATACCGGAAAGTATAATAAATTCGATGGTTTAGGAACGTATTATTGTGCGGCGTGTGGAAATGCACTTTTCAAATCTGATGCAAAATTTGCCAGTACATGCGGTTGGCCAAGTTTTTTTGAAACCATAACACCTAAGTCTGTTATCTATAAAAAAGACCTGTCTTATAATATGGTGAGACAAGAAGTGCGATGCGGAAGATGCGATGCTCATTTAGGTCACCTTTTCGATGATGGACCAACTGCGAACAAAAAGAGATTTTGTATGAATTCTATTTCCCTTGAATTTGAACCCATTGCAAAAAATTCTAAATAA
- a CDS encoding bifunctional transcriptional activator/DNA repair enzyme AdaA: MELSNDLMYQASVDKNPDFEGVFWMGVKTTGIFCRPTCTARKPKPENVEFFQNTKDAILKGYRPCKVCKPLENPDETPEYIQKILEELREDPSLKFKDFDLVERGVEPATIRRWFQKNHGMTFHAFQRMFRLNTAFKKIQQGDNIMKTAYDSGFESLSGFNESFKSIFGVSPKNSKTQKIIDLKRIETPIGTMYAAAVEEGICMLEFTDRKMLETEFKDLAKSLNATIVQGDNPHFKTLEKELSEYFEGNRTEFTVPLSPVGTEFQKSVWQVLLKIPYGETWTYKKQSEVLGDAKKVRAVANANGLNKISIIIPCHRVIGSNGTLTGYGGGIWRKQKLLGLENAILF; this comes from the coding sequence ATGGAACTTTCAAACGACCTCATGTATCAAGCTTCAGTTGATAAAAACCCTGATTTTGAAGGCGTTTTTTGGATGGGCGTGAAAACAACTGGAATATTTTGCCGACCAACGTGTACCGCACGAAAACCGAAACCTGAAAATGTAGAGTTTTTTCAAAATACAAAAGATGCTATATTAAAAGGGTATCGACCTTGCAAAGTTTGTAAACCATTAGAAAATCCAGATGAAACTCCAGAGTATATTCAAAAGATTTTAGAAGAATTAAGAGAAGATCCTTCTTTGAAATTTAAAGATTTTGATTTGGTCGAGCGTGGAGTAGAGCCGGCTACAATTAGAAGATGGTTTCAAAAAAACCACGGAATGACCTTTCATGCATTTCAAAGAATGTTCCGGTTAAATACGGCTTTTAAAAAAATACAGCAAGGTGATAATATTATGAAAACTGCTTATGATAGTGGTTTCGAAAGTTTAAGCGGTTTTAATGAAAGTTTCAAATCGATATTTGGAGTTTCTCCCAAAAATTCTAAAACGCAAAAAATTATTGATCTTAAAAGAATCGAAACTCCGATCGGAACAATGTATGCTGCAGCGGTTGAAGAAGGGATTTGCATGCTAGAATTCACCGACCGAAAAATGTTGGAAACTGAATTCAAAGATCTCGCAAAATCACTTAATGCAACCATCGTTCAAGGTGACAATCCACATTTCAAAACTCTAGAAAAAGAGCTTTCAGAATATTTCGAAGGAAACAGAACAGAATTCACCGTTCCACTTTCTCCGGTTGGAACAGAATTTCAAAAAAGCGTTTGGCAGGTTTTACTAAAAATTCCGTATGGAGAAACCTGGACTTACAAAAAGCAATCTGAAGTTTTAGGTGATGCGAAAAAAGTGCGTGCAGTTGCTAATGCGAACGGATTGAATAAAATCTCCATTATAATTCCGTGTCACAGAGTAATTGGAAGCAACGGAACTCTAACCGGTTATGGCGGAGGAATTTGGCGCAAACAAAAATTATTGGGATTAGAGAATGCCATTCTTTTCTAA
- a CDS encoding RNA polymerase sigma factor, with translation MSLLLSRDEKGFNYLYKNYSGALYGVIIRIVRYEVEANEVLQDVFVKIWNSAKSFDATKASLYTWMLNIARNSAIDRLKSKSFQNDLQNQSIPDFVNDGIGLSTEQSHEFNEVQDRVNTLRDDYKIIINKAYFGGLTQEEIAEELQIPLGTVKTRTRAALIELREILKEFKFIFLFFLIK, from the coding sequence TTGTCTTTACTATTAAGTAGAGATGAAAAAGGGTTTAATTATTTATACAAAAATTATTCGGGTGCACTTTATGGAGTCATCATCAGAATCGTTCGGTATGAGGTAGAAGCCAATGAAGTTTTGCAGGATGTTTTTGTAAAAATCTGGAATTCTGCTAAAAGTTTCGATGCTACAAAAGCTTCATTATACACGTGGATGCTGAATATCGCTAGAAATTCTGCTATTGACCGATTAAAATCAAAATCTTTTCAGAACGATTTACAAAACCAAAGTATCCCAGACTTCGTAAATGATGGTATAGGACTTTCTACGGAACAGTCTCATGAATTTAATGAAGTGCAGGATCGGGTAAATACGTTGCGAGATGATTACAAAATAATTATTAACAAAGCTTATTTCGGAGGATTAACTCAAGAAGAAATAGCTGAAGAATTACAAATACCACTCGGAACCGTAAAAACAAGAACAAGAGCTGCATTAATAGAACTACGAGAAATTTTAAAGGAATTTAAATTTATTTTTTTATTTTTTTTAATTAAATAA
- a CDS encoding thiamine phosphate synthase: MKKELYLILDCSIDFELLFSQAKQALEGGADKIQLFNAHRFTNLEIAQLLKLCHHYHALLLINQDFDFAISNNCDGVHFDELPDSWDSDKVPTSFLVGLTVGNDENTIKKAIENSVDYISFCSLYPTKSATNCEIINHQNIIKASENFSIPIYVAGGITPEHLDEIKDWPIAGIAMITGITEAENITARVKEIKKRINP, from the coding sequence ATGAAAAAAGAATTGTATCTAATATTGGATTGCAGTATTGATTTTGAATTACTGTTCTCTCAAGCGAAACAAGCCTTAGAAGGTGGTGCGGACAAAATTCAGCTGTTTAATGCTCATCGTTTTACAAATTTAGAAATTGCACAACTGCTTAAACTTTGTCACCATTATCACGCATTATTGCTCATTAATCAAGATTTTGACTTTGCAATTTCAAATAATTGTGATGGAGTGCATTTCGACGAATTACCAGACTCCTGGGATTCTGATAAAGTTCCAACCTCTTTCTTAGTTGGTCTTACCGTTGGAAATGATGAAAACACCATTAAAAAAGCAATTGAGAATTCAGTTGATTATATTTCGTTTTGTAGTTTGTATCCCACGAAATCTGCGACAAATTGTGAAATAATCAATCACCAAAACATTATAAAAGCGTCGGAGAACTTTAGTATTCCGATTTATGTAGCTGGTGGAATAACCCCCGAACATTTAGATGAAATAAAAGATTGGCCAATAGCAGGAATCGCCATGATCACAGGAATTACTGAAGCTGAAAATATAACAGCTCGCGTTAAAGAAATTAAAAAAAGAATAAACCCATGA
- a CDS encoding anti-sigma factor domain-containing protein, whose protein sequence is MDIKTYISSGVIEAYVTGNISPEESSILECVMKNNAEVMQAVFEVQQIFEQLATSQAIQPPAHLEAAIRSKIEFGNLESVGGKIIPLTQKKKIETPATNFPMWMKAASVAVLFGLGYMGYEVGSKSAQLEKIAQNNIELSTKVSNLEQMNSMIMNSKKIELKGVENHPNMLADVYWHTSKKVFLEIKNLPAAPTGKQYQLWAIVDGKPVDMGMYSAKSDSTVQEMKSVDNAQAFAITLEKEGGNATPTMEEMYVMGTI, encoded by the coding sequence GTGGATATAAAAACTTACATATCATCAGGCGTCATCGAAGCATACGTAACGGGGAATATTTCTCCGGAGGAATCTTCGATCTTGGAATGTGTGATGAAAAATAATGCGGAAGTAATGCAAGCAGTTTTTGAAGTACAACAGATTTTCGAACAATTAGCAACAAGTCAAGCCATTCAACCTCCAGCTCATTTAGAAGCTGCGATCCGCAGTAAAATTGAGTTTGGAAATCTGGAATCAGTTGGAGGAAAAATAATCCCTTTAACGCAGAAAAAAAAGATTGAAACTCCGGCAACCAATTTCCCGATGTGGATGAAAGCGGCTTCTGTAGCTGTACTTTTCGGATTGGGTTATATGGGTTATGAAGTTGGATCGAAAAGTGCGCAGTTAGAAAAAATTGCACAAAACAACATTGAACTTTCAACCAAAGTTTCCAATTTAGAACAAATGAACTCTATGATCATGAATTCAAAAAAAATTGAATTGAAAGGCGTTGAAAATCATCCGAATATGTTGGCAGATGTTTACTGGCACACTTCGAAAAAGGTATTTCTGGAAATCAAAAATCTGCCGGCCGCACCAACTGGAAAACAATATCAACTTTGGGCGATTGTAGATGGTAAACCTGTAGATATGGGAATGTATTCTGCGAAATCAGATTCGACAGTGCAAGAAATGAAATCAGTTGATAATGCACAAGCCTTCGCCATCACTCTCGAAAAGGAAGGTGGAAACGCAACCCCGACTATGGAGGAAATGTATGTGATGGGCACGATATAG
- a CDS encoding Trm112 family protein produces the protein MTQEKLDKMCCPFDKNDLHLEIYREDQTQVLEGLFTCASCKRYFPIISGIPIMIPDEYRELSFEQGFLDRYQHQMPKLQSNFRVDEIKVLG, from the coding sequence ATGACTCAAGAAAAATTAGATAAAATGTGCTGTCCATTTGATAAAAATGATTTGCATTTGGAAATTTACAGAGAAGATCAAACACAGGTTTTAGAGGGTTTATTTACCTGCGCTTCTTGTAAACGATATTTCCCCATCATCTCTGGAATACCGATTATGATTCCGGATGAATATCGGGAACTTTCATTTGAACAAGGCTTTTTAGATCGATATCAACATCAAATGCCTAAACTACAATCCAACTTTCGAGTGGATGAAATAAAAGTTTTAGGATAA
- a CDS encoding class I SAM-dependent methyltransferase, protein MEKEINKTAQSQLIFDGIRSWQGRKEWFFNRQYTDRYEDYYEGKYKRAEIEQKAVMAALIKADVRNQTLLEFGCGTTRFTRWWHQIGLEATGGDISPFMLSQALYRWGGDLTMADVHHMPFKDQSFDLLVFMNTFEYYQNPEQVIAEASRVCKNGFAMGMMNKLTPKFIRRRVQQSFGANEYYRTATFYTPKTLIDLLEKNLQHREFEITWMCTGLPKWFPVKEWKMPYGDFFGVYVKFLDV, encoded by the coding sequence ATGGAAAAAGAAATAAATAAAACCGCCCAATCCCAATTAATTTTTGATGGAATTCGCTCTTGGCAAGGACGTAAGGAATGGTTTTTCAACCGCCAATATACCGATCGGTATGAAGATTATTACGAAGGAAAATACAAACGTGCAGAAATTGAGCAAAAAGCTGTTATGGCTGCCTTAATCAAAGCTGATGTTCGAAATCAAACCCTTTTAGAATTTGGCTGTGGCACGACCCGATTCACCCGATGGTGGCACCAAATCGGTTTGGAAGCAACTGGCGGAGATATTTCTCCTTTCATGCTTTCGCAGGCTCTTTACCGCTGGGGTGGCGATCTTACCATGGCGGATGTTCATCATATGCCTTTCAAAGATCAAAGTTTTGATCTGCTGGTTTTCATGAATACTTTTGAATACTATCAAAATCCTGAGCAAGTAATTGCAGAAGCATCGCGCGTTTGTAAAAATGGCTTTGCAATGGGAATGATGAATAAGTTAACGCCCAAATTCATTCGCAGAAGAGTGCAGCAATCTTTTGGAGCGAATGAATACTATCGAACAGCCACTTTTTACACTCCAAAAACTTTAATAGACTTGCTCGAAAAAAATCTTCAACATCGTGAATTTGAAATTACGTGGATGTGTACAGGTTTACCCAAATGGTTTCCTGTAAAAGAATGGAAAATGCCTTACGGTGATTTTTTTGGCGTTTACGTAAAGTTTCTTGATGTATGA
- a CDS encoding AIR synthase-related protein — protein MKINNDLINNTLLNQLGYRNKNVLKGPSFGVDSSLIKISDELEMVSASDPLSYLPKLGPELSAYLSVHLIANDIVTSGVSPQYFQMVLNLPEDMTEKVFQEYWTAIHYECEKNKIAITGGHTGWVMGHNSTVSGGGTMFAIAPKGSLLTSDQAEVGDVMLMTKHAGIASTAILGLYFPETSKKLFKGEEPFDFLQLFHQISVMREGLLAAEFNKKNPGSVKAMHDITEGGVLNAFAEFSIAAGIRCELDLRKVPVLKEQWKLLDQFNLSPFEIIGAGSMLMSVNPSKIEELLNFLNLNGIQATVIGSFHNKERSTYKDLNGNVMDLKPIELDPYWKAFGNALEKEWL, from the coding sequence ATGAAAATAAATAATGATCTTATCAATAACACTTTATTAAATCAATTGGGATATCGGAATAAAAATGTTTTAAAAGGACCTTCTTTCGGTGTTGACAGTAGTTTAATAAAAATTTCGGACGAGTTAGAAATGGTCTCTGCAAGTGATCCATTATCGTATTTACCAAAATTGGGTCCCGAACTGTCTGCCTATTTATCTGTTCATTTAATTGCCAATGATATTGTGACTTCTGGTGTTTCACCACAATATTTTCAGATGGTTTTAAATTTACCCGAAGACATGACGGAAAAAGTATTCCAAGAATATTGGACCGCAATTCATTACGAGTGTGAAAAAAATAAAATCGCAATTACGGGCGGACATACCGGTTGGGTAATGGGACACAATTCTACCGTGAGTGGAGGAGGAACAATGTTCGCAATCGCGCCAAAAGGAAGTTTGTTGACGTCGGATCAAGCAGAAGTAGGAGACGTGATGTTGATGACTAAACACGCTGGAATTGCTTCTACGGCGATCTTAGGTTTGTATTTTCCTGAAACTTCAAAGAAACTTTTTAAAGGAGAAGAACCTTTCGATTTTCTTCAATTATTTCACCAAATAAGTGTGATGCGTGAAGGTTTACTCGCTGCGGAATTTAATAAGAAAAATCCAGGATCTGTAAAAGCGATGCATGATATAACGGAAGGTGGAGTACTAAACGCATTTGCCGAATTTTCGATTGCAGCCGGGATTCGGTGTGAATTGGATTTACGAAAAGTTCCAGTTTTAAAAGAGCAATGGAAGTTGTTGGATCAATTCAATCTTTCGCCTTTTGAAATTATTGGAGCAGGAAGTATGCTGATGAGCGTCAATCCCAGTAAAATTGAAGAATTACTGAATTTTTTAAATTTAAATGGAATTCAAGCAACGGTGATAGGATCTTTTCATAATAAAGAGCGTTCAACTTACAAAGACCTCAATGGAAATGTGATGGATTTAAAACCGATAGAATTAGATCCTTATTGGAAAGCATTTGGGAATGCCTTAGAAAAGGAATGGTTATGA
- a CDS encoding nuclear transport factor 2 family protein, translating into MNPEDLKNIAKLWFKAFNEHDLENLLALYDDHAEHYSPKLKVREPETNGLIKGKEALRKWWKDCFERLPTLRYEVNKLTADSEHVFMEYTRKVDGELDMEIGEVLEIKNGKIVFSRVYHG; encoded by the coding sequence ATGAATCCAGAAGATTTAAAAAATATTGCGAAACTTTGGTTTAAAGCATTCAATGAACACGATTTAGAAAATTTGCTTGCGTTATATGATGATCATGCCGAACATTATAGTCCAAAATTAAAAGTTCGTGAACCTGAAACTAATGGTTTGATTAAAGGGAAAGAAGCATTAAGAAAGTGGTGGAAAGATTGTTTTGAAAGATTACCGACTTTGCGTTATGAAGTCAATAAATTAACTGCCGATTCTGAGCATGTTTTCATGGAATACACCAGAAAAGTGGATGGTGAATTAGATATGGAAATCGGCGAAGTGTTGGAAATTAAAAATGGAAAAATTGTTTTTTCTCGAGTTTATCACGGCTAA
- a CDS encoding DEAD/DEAH box helicase, translating to MDVKTIKKYIKDNSNPSSRSNSYYVDPKLISHSNSHFEFTYDGNSGYDYQILVDFQNGIETSCNCPYKNNYPGICKHVIASLNTIIVNYADQIVNAITTGQNVDLFGNIIPAKNIQIKKTIPEIKYQSDKIFLPDAIITDEIIEEWTVQPDNRYKGPDELQIVEVDKNEVHFQLKGWYSYNQILKFDLKTNFIDFKCSCAKHKKMCEHLATALKKIVEVFGNDFFTENYFQKKIEKIVVENGFSLDEDYHSIFNFQLTSRGFQASYKVDNLVSGSRDISILIENDLDDMSIKLPEFSKVVNDFGLGVFFEFYRKTFTRTNLFQAKYNKTRTDFSSSVVPINSSNFEDALMVYDSAEEQTLILKSIQIDRSLAKFKISKDIQYLKKAVSANVYFLKLIENKFNFIFDGGKSLVRKNLTQAKIENKDIKLFFSLSETPYFYTLKAKLCIEDKNYNLNAAALQISPLYIFLDNLIIPIRDAKLSAYILHYQKFSEISYLKKDTPEFFDKIIKPLSKKFEIQSTVFKKSKAKTGEELLEKQVYLTDHVGEFIVFKLAVKYKDQLVDVLSTEFLFDENQKKLLERNQSFEDNFVEEFRSLHPNFETQENIFFLTPEELFENYWMLHSIERMKQLGMTVFGANDLKSFKFNLNKPVIQVNLKSDIDWFDIEIDISFGNQKVNIKELQKAFIKKSNYVTLGDGTLGILPEEWMKKFANYFKTGEVKKNGIQMSNYQFGIIDELYQEVDTKPDFLEELYRKKNRLQNITEIETVAIPKGIKAKLRDYQQHGLNWLAFLDKNQLGGCLADDMGLGKTLQTIAFLQHLKVTNPNIQPSLIIAPTSLIFNWRNEIDKFCPTLKMLTFTGLNRHENKDDFKKYDVIISTYGSLLNDIQFLKDFKFHYVILDESQAIKNPNSKRYKAVRLLNSYNKIALTGTPIENNTFDLYAQLNFLNPGLLGNMTHFKKIFSDAIDKEKDIAASQILSKIITPFMLRRTKEQVATELPEKTESIIFCEMEKEQRAVYNTFKDKYRDYLLNKIDENGVEKSQMYILEGLTKLRQICNSTALIPAEEDFGNYSVKLEILMENIKEKTGNHKILVFSQFVKMLQIVKTRLEEDQISYEYLDGQTTNRQERVEKFQNNADIRVFLISLKAGGTGLNLTEADYVFIIDPWWNPAVENQAIDRCYRIGQTKKVMAYRMICKDTIEEKIVSLQKKKENVASSIISIDEEKKSFDINEVKELFS from the coding sequence GAATTTGTAAACATGTCATCGCTTCTTTGAATACAATTATTGTTAATTATGCAGATCAAATTGTAAATGCCATCACGACTGGTCAAAATGTAGATTTATTTGGAAATATTATTCCCGCAAAAAATATTCAAATAAAAAAAACAATTCCAGAAATAAAGTATCAGTCTGATAAAATTTTTCTACCAGATGCAATAATTACGGATGAGATTATTGAAGAATGGACTGTACAGCCTGATAATCGATATAAAGGTCCAGATGAACTTCAAATTGTTGAAGTTGATAAAAATGAAGTCCATTTTCAATTAAAAGGTTGGTACAGCTATAATCAGATTTTGAAATTTGATCTCAAAACAAATTTCATAGATTTTAAATGCAGTTGTGCTAAACATAAAAAGATGTGTGAACATTTGGCAACAGCATTAAAAAAAATTGTAGAAGTTTTTGGTAATGATTTTTTCACCGAAAATTATTTTCAGAAAAAAATTGAGAAAATTGTGGTTGAAAATGGTTTTTCGCTCGATGAAGATTACCATTCTATTTTCAATTTTCAATTGACCTCAAGAGGTTTTCAGGCAAGTTACAAAGTGGATAATTTAGTTTCAGGTTCTCGAGACATTTCCATTTTGATAGAGAACGATTTAGATGATATGTCAATCAAACTACCCGAATTTTCCAAAGTGGTTAATGATTTTGGTTTGGGTGTTTTTTTTGAATTTTACCGAAAAACCTTTACCAGAACAAACCTTTTTCAAGCAAAATATAACAAAACCAGAACCGATTTTTCTTCTTCTGTAGTTCCAATTAATTCCAGCAATTTTGAGGACGCTTTGATGGTTTATGATAGCGCAGAAGAGCAAACACTTATCTTAAAATCCATCCAAATTGATCGAAGTTTGGCAAAGTTTAAGATTTCTAAAGATATTCAATACCTAAAGAAAGCCGTTTCTGCCAATGTATATTTTTTGAAATTGATAGAAAATAAATTCAATTTTATTTTTGATGGAGGCAAAAGTCTGGTTCGCAAAAACCTTACACAAGCAAAAATTGAAAATAAAGATATCAAATTATTTTTCAGTTTATCTGAAACGCCTTACTTCTATACTTTAAAAGCGAAACTCTGTATTGAAGATAAAAATTACAATTTAAATGCCGCAGCATTGCAGATTTCGCCACTTTATATTTTTTTGGATAATCTCATAATTCCGATTAGAGATGCAAAATTATCTGCTTATATTTTGCATTATCAAAAGTTTTCAGAAATTAGTTACCTCAAAAAAGATACTCCAGAATTTTTTGATAAAATCATCAAACCCTTATCTAAAAAATTCGAAATTCAGTCGACTGTTTTTAAAAAAAGCAAAGCGAAAACTGGCGAAGAATTATTAGAAAAACAAGTATATCTTACAGATCATGTTGGAGAATTTATCGTTTTTAAACTGGCGGTGAAATATAAAGATCAATTGGTAGATGTACTTTCTACAGAGTTTTTATTTGATGAAAATCAGAAAAAATTATTGGAAAGAAATCAATCTTTTGAGGACAATTTTGTTGAGGAATTCCGGAGCCTTCATCCCAATTTTGAAACACAGGAAAATATCTTTTTTCTGACTCCCGAGGAACTTTTCGAAAACTATTGGATGTTACATTCCATCGAAAGAATGAAGCAATTAGGAATGACTGTTTTTGGCGCGAACGATTTAAAATCTTTTAAATTTAATTTGAATAAGCCCGTAATTCAAGTTAATTTAAAGTCGGATATTGATTGGTTTGATATCGAAATTGACATCAGTTTTGGCAATCAAAAAGTCAATATTAAAGAATTGCAAAAAGCATTTATAAAGAAATCAAATTATGTAACTCTGGGCGACGGAACATTAGGAATTCTCCCAGAAGAATGGATGAAAAAATTTGCAAACTATTTCAAAACTGGTGAAGTAAAGAAAAACGGAATTCAAATGTCCAATTATCAGTTCGGAATTATTGACGAATTGTATCAGGAAGTAGACACAAAACCTGATTTTCTGGAAGAATTGTACCGTAAAAAAAATCGTTTGCAAAACATCACTGAAATTGAAACAGTTGCGATTCCAAAAGGGATAAAAGCAAAACTTCGAGATTATCAACAACATGGTTTGAACTGGCTTGCTTTTCTAGACAAAAACCAATTGGGTGGCTGTTTAGCAGACGATATGGGTTTAGGTAAAACTTTACAAACCATTGCTTTTTTGCAACATTTGAAAGTAACAAATCCCAACATTCAGCCTTCATTAATTATTGCGCCAACTTCCTTAATTTTTAACTGGCGAAATGAAATAGATAAGTTTTGTCCAACCCTGAAAATGCTCACTTTTACAGGATTAAACAGACACGAAAACAAAGACGATTTTAAGAAATATGATGTAATCATTTCTACTTATGGTTCCTTATTAAATGATATTCAATTTTTAAAAGATTTTAAATTTCATTATGTCATTTTAGATGAAAGTCAAGCCATAAAAAATCCGAATTCTAAAAGATATAAAGCGGTTAGATTATTAAATTCTTACAATAAAATTGCACTTACTGGAACACCTATTGAAAATAATACTTTTGATTTGTATGCTCAACTCAATTTCCTAAATCCTGGATTATTGGGTAATATGACCCATTTCAAAAAGATTTTTTCAGATGCAATTGATAAAGAAAAAGATATTGCAGCATCGCAAATCTTGAGTAAAATTATTACGCCATTTATGTTGCGAAGAACCAAAGAACAAGTTGCCACAGAATTGCCGGAAAAAACAGAAAGCATTATTTTCTGTGAAATGGAAAAAGAGCAACGTGCAGTTTACAACACTTTCAAAGATAAATACCGTGATTATTTATTGAACAAAATTGATGAAAACGGGGTGGAAAAATCGCAAATGTATATTTTAGAAGGTTTAACTAAACTACGGCAAATTTGTAATTCGACTGCGCTTATTCCAGCGGAAGAGGATTTTGGAAATTACTCGGTAAAACTCGAAATTTTGATGGAAAATATCAAAGAAAAAACAGGAAATCATAAAATTTTGGTTTTTTCGCAGTTTGTAAAAATGCTTCAAATTGTAAAAACAAGACTAGAAGAAGATCAGATTTCATATGAATATCTGGACGGACAAACTACCAATAGACAAGAACGGGTAGAAAAATTTCAAAATAATGCCGATATTCGGGTGTTTTTAATCAGTCTTAAAGCAGGCGGAACTGGGTTAAATTTGACTGAGGCGGATTATGTTTTCATCATCGATCCGTGGTGGAATCCTGCGGTAGAAAATCAAGCGATTGATCGTTGTTATCGAATCGGACAAACCAAAAAAGTAATGGCGTATCGTATGATTTGTAAAGATACTATCGAAGAAAAAATTGTTTCGCTGCAGAAAAAAAAGGAAAATGTAGCTTCGAGTATTATTTCGATAGATGAGGAGAAAAAATCATTTGATATCAATGAAGTGAAGGAATTGTTTAGTTAA